The stretch of DNA aacagccaacatctgcacgcaatgtgcagaagtatagtattagTACTAtctaccccatgtactgagtaagtaacaaacctagccttaggttgaaagtagtgacgagcttccaccaaggtcgggtcccaaattaatagtccacaacagtccataacaacataaagcaaataataccagaagtaactcagagataaaaagctcagcaaaatcatgatttcaaaaaatatagttcttcctttcaagtacatcagtggaaacccaaatcgtttaccgaagttgccgaaaatatgaataagtttgtaaacaataatttttcccaaaaatcctttcaataataaataagatgtttcatttttccttccagataacccgtgtaaaaacaactgcatcactatgcccatctgtcaaaaatgtatgaaaatcatgaatgatgtgatgcagtacagcatgaggaaaatacatctctatgcctgtatgtcatgtgtgcatgccaatgcgatgcaactcaatgataaaatcataaacagcccatcgggcagacctcacaatcactcgtatacagcccatcgggcagacctcacaatcactcatgcctcccagtcactcagcactcgcactcagtaggtacctgcgctcactgggggggtgtacagactccagaggggctcctacagcccaagcgctataatctgcacggacaactcatgtgctataatatcatatcagaatccgcacggacaacttacgtgccataataagccaataaggcatgctgcatgcgggcagcccagatccatataatagtaataatatatacatagcctgctgcagcgtgcagcccgatcccaaaaatatcctcacaatcagtccctcagcctccctcagtcatcaatctctccagtctctctctcatgggctcacaatgtcatgaaaatagcccaaaaatgatgatatgatgtatcaataaataacaacagagactgagatatgatatgtaatgaaatgaatatgactgaatatgaattttcaatttaaaacaaataactcacaacaatatgacctctatgggtcccaaaatactggcacataggctcaacataatttttaatatatttttcagcttaatttctttgacacataaaatcgcatggagaatgcaagattatttaactacaaaattccatataaacaattatgtcataatttctatagtgcacgcccacacgcctatcacctagcatgtgcgtcacctcccaacaattcacataatacatatattcagggttcataccctcagctctaatattagaagagttacttacctcaaaccggtcaaatctctaccctgcgATGCTCTTgtctctcgactcggcctccaaatgctccgaatctattcacaatcagtacaataccatcaatatacgctaatggaatgaattccacaagaaaaactaccaatttagaccaaaaacccaaaattggctcaaacccggccctcggCCCACgactcagaatcgggtaaaagtcacaaattatgaacacccattcacttacgagtccaaccatactagtttcactcaaatccgacttcgaatcgacattcaaatcccaaaactttgttttatgaagtttctacaattttgcCCAAATTTTCACTTTAAAGTACTaatcaaatgatgaaatcattgatatattcatatatattaaccaaattcgagtaagaatcacttaccccgatgaatattttgaaaaacccacgaacatTCGCCACAAACCGAACTCATCGGGTCCTAAATATAaaataatgccctaaaccccatttatatagtgcaccctctgaactcctactatgcggtccgcgaaattccaagcgcggccgcgCCTCCCAGGTCATGCGGTCGCGAAAaatgggtgcggccgcacttttagGTGGCTGCAATGCCAggttttagtattttggccatacctTTCTCTATAGATGTCCAAATAATGAGTTATTtacctttatggaaactagacacgaagggctacaactttcatttttgaagcATCttaaaattccttgtagatcaaaagatataggcttccgaaatcGGACCAGCGGACCTGCAAAACTTTTCCTGGAGTGCGGCCGCggcaaaattatgcggtccgcgaaattctgctGAGGTCCGCGAAATTCTACTGAGGTTCGCGAAATTCTaagcaccagaaccatacctgagttccgaaaatgcccggactcgctcaaaactcaccccgaaacacctgaggcctccggaacctcaaccaaaggtACCATCAAGTCTTAAAATACCATGCAAACTCAATCGAGCTCTcgaatcacatccaacaacatcagatcaccaaattacccccggattcaagcctaagaacttctaaacttccaaatttgacaaccgatgccgaaaccaatcaaaccacgtctgaatgacctcaaattttgcacacacgtcacaagtgacactacaaacctactccaacttccagaattccattccgaccctgatatcaaatttttccactgccgaccaaaatcgccaaatttccaacttttgccaattcaagcctaattctactacggaccttcaaatcatattccggacacactcctaagtccaaaaattacctacgaagctaatggaaccgtcCGAATTAAATTCCTAGATcgcttacacataggtcaatatccggttgactttttcaacttaaagcttctactttagagactaagtatgTCATTCCACTCTGAAATCACTCCTGACCCGAACCAACAAACCCGATGCAACACAATACAGCTAAACAatacataaagaagcagaaacgagggaaacgaggttgtaatactcaaaacgaccggccgggtcgttacactcgatcatgaccctcgacactgccttcgatcgtggcttcgatcctgggctcgatcatggccctattCTGGGCACGATTCAGGGCTCGATTCTGGGAGATGGAATTTgcagcagaaggaaattgcagtagCTATTTTAGTTCACTTTTTGATCCGTTACCCATCCGGAACttacccgagtccctcgggacctcaaccaaatataccaacaagtcctaaaacatcatacgaacttagtcgagtcttcaaattacatccaacaatactataaacatgaatcacacatagattcaagcctaatgaactttgaaactttttatttctacaaacaacgctgaaacctatcaaatcacgtccgattgacctcaaattttgcacacaaatcataaataacataacatacctattaaaattttcagaatcagatttcgaccccgatatcaaaaagttacccCCTCCCCcgggttaaacttcccaaaaattcaactttcggcatttcaagcctaattcctctacggacttccaaacaatttttcggacacgttcctaagcccaaaatcaccatacggagctattgaaatcataaaaattcatatccgaggtcgtttacacctaAGTCCACATTCGTGCAACTTTTCtatcttaaaattttcaattatgagactaagtgtctcatttcactccgaatttctttcgaacccgaaccaactaacccgataagtcataaattaattgtaagacataaattgagcagtaaatgagggaacggggttataatacttaaaacgactggccgagtcaTTACAACTATACAATATAGCCACTTTATAAAATAATAGCCGATATAAATATGTATATACATAAGTAGTGTATACTTTTGTATATTTGGCTAatgaatgtaattattttttaccGACCGGCCAAATGTGTAACTTGGCtataaaaatagaagaattaacctaaatagctgCCCACCTAAcgacttaaactaaaaatagctagtggatgtataatatatacataatttatgtattatatgtgtataattatgtataatcaatgtataaactatatatatgactagaaaagtaaataatgaatatgaccgactatttgtgtaaagattaaTTATTGATCCCAAGCCCAAATTTTATATTACGGGCCGGAGGAAAAACAAACAAATTGATCCCAAATTCATCCATTTTCTTGCGAAAGAATTCTTTGCCAAAATCTCCTCTCTACAGTCTTCTCTTCCCCCATCTCATTACCGTAGCGATCTCCTCACTTTTCTCCTGTCCGAATTAAACCTGTATGTTTCTATTTCTCTACATATATTCCCcctttatttttatgtataatcAGACCAAAACTTTTATCCTTTTTTTTTGGCAATCATGTTAATGGATTAAGAACAAATATTAGTGAATTTTGATTTATAATGCTTTGTTTGCTTCTATTTATCTAATTAGACCAAAACTCGTTTTCCCTTTTTACAGTGATATTTAATCGGTTAAACTCAAAATTTAATAAATTCGTTTATAAATGCTGTATTTGCTCAACTGTGATATTATTGCTCCTTGTGATTTTTGCAAGtttaaatgtattttttttttgacAACCGTGGTGTCTGGGCGAGCTTGCGCACACCTAGACGAATTACACGTGATACTTGCAACCTCCTAATAGAAAAGCAACAGTATCCGGTAACTCTGTCCAAATACTTGAACAAATGAGAAGAAATCATGCTTTTGTCTCTGTTTTGGATTTGAACCTGAAACTTTATGGTTATTTTTTTTTCCAATGTTATAATTGCTCAAATTTGTGATAGGTATATTAAGTTTGATTTAAGAAGTAAGAATCAACTATCTGAAAATCTAGATGGGCTTAGTTCAAATGGCAAAGGTTGAGGGAACTGAGACAGGTCATAGGTTCGACCCTATATGAACTAAGCCTGTTATTTAAGTGGGGAAGGGTAGAGGGGCGGGTCCATTATACTCGAGTTTCCAAGGCTATTATTGGTCCTAAGAGTTGGCCCCAGGCATATTTCTTGGCAAGCCAAAAAAATATATGGGCTTACCCCTTGCTCCTTTGCTAATACGGGGGAAATTGGGTGTCAACCATACCTGGTCTTTCACtcgaatttttgaaaatattgatGACTAATTAACTTTTGTGCTCCCACGACCtttaccctccccccccccagtTGTTATTGCTTCTTCTAATTACCTATGGGTTCTTGCTGTTTGTGTTCATTATTCACCATATGTTTCTCCTTCGAGGCTTTGGTCTATCGGTAAGAGCGTAACGTGTGATGTGTGGGTTAAATTTACATCGTGCCATATACCAAAGTCTGGTATTTAAGTTAGTAGAGAAGATAGAAAGGCGGGTCAATCAGCCATAAAGTTTCAAATTGTGTGTCATTAGCCCTCGAGGATTTCtcgattataaaaaaataaaaaatattcacCATAACATCTGTAACTCTGTTTCCATCTAGGTGCCCATGATATTTCAAGGAATGACCCAATTTCGTTTAATAGTTGTATGTCATAACTCAAAAACTCATTTCATTCTATCTCATGTGAGATTAATTCTTTAAATTGCAAACATGTTTGCATTTTAGTCATTTGATGGTTGTTATGTATTCACTACATTGTTTTTTTTTTGGCAATTCGTTTACCCATCTAATTGTTGTCTGTGTTTATAGTTGTTCTTTTTCCATTCACGATATATAACTGCTTAGACATTATGTGCTTTAAGCTTCAAGTTCCAGTAAACCTTGGCACTTTTGAgttaaagagagtacaaaattagagtaaatactatAATCAGCCCAAATACCCCCGAGAATATATACTCACAAGATCGCTCAAAAAGGGTCCACACAAGTGTTTCTCGGCACtcaactctcttacaaaatactctcaaTTACTAAAGGAGGAggagaaacaagaaatgaagactcaagtcttgttggtgtatttaAAATGAACAAATGGTctttccttttataggcaaaaaagccTTGGCCTCTTAgttgtaaaaaaaaaagaagatacaacttgtgcaaatgatatgTGTGAGCACATAATTTTTGTCCACATaggaaattactcctaaaaaataattcaaaaataattttaattctttttatgaattttagaagtttttctttatttattttgtatttatttgcattgtttatgcatgttaggaatatcgtaaatcataaaaatgttcaaatcctaatttcatagcattttatattttaaattacattttaggatttaattacattattaaatgcattatttaaatatctaaaaatcaaaaaatacattcttaggttagttaattagttaattagttacaGTAGTCCATCATTAGGTAAAATAGATAAATAGGCTAGTTATACAAAAAATGGGTTTTGATTAGATTTTCGAGTCTAAAGTGGCTAATTTCGCAAAAtctaatctatactatattaaaagcacgaagtcccttagcgaaatgtcgttcgtctttttaaccctttaaaaataaattttatactaaacaaaatagtcatttgattatttttttaatatttaggacttcaaaaTCAACTAATATTCCGCTtcttaaatctttccttatttggatcATGTAAAAATTTCTAATATTCCTGactttaaatttaatataaattttattttatataatatttttccttatttgaccAACTTTTATATCCTTATGCATGCACTTAATTTCTTTTTTGGTGTTTAATGCGTGGCACTTAAAATTTTCCATGTTCTTAGATTCTTTCCCCAAATATTACCGATAATAGAATACCTAAAAATCATTGGAAATCAGCAATGCATGTTCTTTTTCGTTTTAACTTTTTAAGAGTTGATTTTAATTCCAAGTATAATTTTTTAGAAGTTTAAACTAACATGgcaatattaatttaaaaaataaatcgaGCTACAACTATATTATGTAAAATTATAACTACAattgttattttaatattttgataAACTAATATATTTCAAACTTAAAAATATCTAcaaagttttaattttttttacaagaaGAGGTCCACTTAACTTACATATaatcttaatgaactttgaaaaaaACCTTATGTAATTAGGTTACAAAGAACAAATTCCATCACCATGCTTAAAAAGACATATAACTATCAAAAAGAAAGGTTTTAATATTAGACTCAAAccggagaaaagaaaaaaagaaacaacGAAAAATTCAGAGCACATTGTTAAACTTTTAGTCTCTTTTCTTATAAAAGTAGCTTAACTTTATTTTTTTaacatataatatttattttaaaatcttgatttaaaattagattttatcattttattctACAGAAAAATAAAGAACGGATTGATTCATGTAATAATTCGCATAAAATTTTTATACTCCATTTTATATCTACTGAAAGAGTGTGCAAtctattttatttaataaaaaaatatttttttagtataataatattataaatataaaGTTTTTAAAGAGATGTTAGATGAGATATAATAacataatatatttatattttaaataataaaatatctatTAACCACAAAATATTATACAGTTAATTCAATTAAATTCATCATCTTTGCATGTTTAGAAGATATTAAATCCACAATTATAGTGTcaatttaataataattatttttatgatttaaattaatttttgattTATCAATTGTTATTTTCAACAATTTCTTCTACTTGTATACATTTATACTGTTTAAGGTGAAGCACACTTGCAACAcacgtacactaaaactagtaAAGAAAATAAGGGGCTATGGCTTCACATCTCTGAAATGGGCCAAAACCAGCCCAATTACTCCACAAGCCCGCCCCAAATTCCTCCCAAATACCCGGTCCAACAACCATTCCTCCCAGGCCACCAAATGACGTAGTTTAAtatcaaaactacgtcgtttcgtCCCCAAACAATCCCCCCCTTTTCATTCTCAACAGACGGATCTCCTCCTCCTCCACTCTCTCAGACCTACACACATACAAAGAGAGCCAACAACTCCACTGTCCGCCGCCCATCTTCACCACTTTACACCCAGAAGTGATTATTGTTTCCGCTATTATCGAGTGTGGCTTGTTTGGTCGCTGTTTCTGTTGCTGGATTTCACCTTCTATTTCAGACCTTTGTTGGTTGTCTTCAGTTTATTTTCGGCTGTTTAGGTATGTATACATTTACCCGAAATCCTCTTTTGAATATGAATGAATATTTGGATTGTTGACCCTATGAATATGTTCAATTTTCTGTATTCCTTGTGTTCAATCTCCAGACCTGTCAGCTTGTTTTTATCTGTTGataattcttttttttcttttaaaaaaaaatggaatTAGTCATTAATTAGTTTGGCTTTACTGCTGCTGTTTTGTTCTAAACTCAGCATGTTAGTGGCTAAATATCATCATGTTTGGCATCTGCACTGTTAATTGAGCACTTAGTAAATTCACAAGAGTTTTGAATTGGGTTGTTTGTTACTGAAATGTTCACTCACTGAAGATAAAAGTATGAATGTTGAGATCAAGCATAAACTGATATGAATCATTTGTTTAAGACTTGTTGGCTGCAATTCGTATGAACACTCCTTAATACCGGAATTTAGAGAGAATGAAAATATTTGCTTGTTATCTTTATATATTAATTCGTTTCTCTCCAGATATGGTTTTAACAATGCTTTGGTTTATATTGTTTTCTTTAGTTAAAAATGCTTGTTTTGGTTGGTCCGTTGACTTGTTCTTGGGATAGTTTTCCTTAACTGTTTCATTATTCTTTTGGTATctctattttatttgaaagtattttaACGAATGTTTGAGATGGTGAGTTTGCGTATTTACGTTGATGGATTTCTTTTAACTCATGAGTTATATTAATATTAGTGATTGGAGTTTAGACTTTAGTAAAGAAAGAGCTTTAGGAAGTAACTGACTTAGATTCCTTAGGTGTTCATATGCACACAAAACTTATTCAGCTCATTATTTGTTTATGTTTAATTTGTGTTTGATCAAGCTGGACACACAGTTGCCAGTATCTTGCAATATGCAGATACTGTAATGTATTAGTGATTGTATCATTCCAATTTGTATTTTATGATTTCTAGACATATCTTAAAATTCATGTACGATATAATTCAGGCTGTGCCAACTGAGAATGAGATGTTCTGCAAAATTTTGGGCGGGCAGTTTTCAACGTGGAGACTTGATTCACAGAATCCACATGTACATCTTGGACTTCTGTCTAGCTTACATCTTGGATATCTAAGCTGTTACGGATGCTTGGACGCTGAGAATCACTTCAAAGATGATTTTTTGGGTATAACCATTTGATATCCGGTACTACCGCTGCGTAGGGCCATTAAATGGGAAGCGCTCCTTACACGAAGTTTCTCCATTTTCAGGACTAAAACTCGAGACCTCTACTTTGAAGTTTAGTGAAGGTAAATAAAGATATTAATTGTTCGTCTCAACTGTAATAGGGTGCCTAGGAGGTCATACAATGGTTTAGCAACTTGTGAATAAAGCTCTTACTTCCCTTTGAGACAGATAATTTGACAATATAGCAGGGGAATGTGTATCTAAGAAGTAGACATGAGAAAGGGCTGTCTTCTAGTGCTTGAGAAAGAAGCATCTTTCCATACATCATACTGCCAAGCCAAAGTGACAGGCTTATCCTGCTAACAACTCAATTTACCAGGTTTTTCCTCCTCCGCGATAATGCAGGAGGAAAGGTGTATAGAAGAAGCAGACTTgctagaaaaaaagaaaaatttctgTTCTCCGAAATTGCACAAATGAACAGAGATCACTTTACAGTAGCAGGAACATGTTGTCACTGTGCAGTCATTTATGATATTCATcatcttgcagaaatgcagggtaaggctgcgtacaatagacccttgtggtccggcccttcccggaCCCGCACCAGGCTGCCCTTTTTTTTATCATATGTTCAAATAAAATCTTTATAACCTTACATCACATGGAGCACACAATGTTGGTCGCTAATTAAATGGAAAGCTATGACTGACATGTGTCCAGTAGTTTGGGGGGCTGGGAAGAAGATACTAGTATAGCAATATTGTAACTGATGTAAATAAGAGAAGCTTCTTTGTTTCAAATGCATGCTGAAGTAACTTGATACATGGCTCTTGCACATGTTTTTCTATATAATTTTTGACAGTATATATTCTAAACATGTCTTGTCTTATATTTTCAGATTTAGCATTCTTTTTGTTCCGTCAACATACACTTCAAGTGTCTGGAGCTGTATTACTCTACAAACAGGACTATAGTGAGACTTGACTATGCTTCTGACAAGCAATGTCCACACGCGTTCTTCTGCATGTGAGTGCGTTTTCTCTATCCCAAGTGAACTCTCAACGTCTCTTTTCCGTGGAGTATGCTGTAAAGTTGTTGAAAAAGTTAGTTGATGATGGGAACTTCAAGTTGGGAAAAGCTGTTCATGCACTTCTTGTTGTTTCTAGTCATGCCTCAGAAGACCACATAATTCAGAATAATTGTCTCATTAATCTCTACTCGAGGTGTGGACAACTTGCTGTTGCTCGGCGGGTGTTTGACAGATCGAGTCAACGAAATGTAGTTTCTTGGAGCATTTTAATGGCAGGGTATTTGCACAATGGGTATGCTTGGGAAGTAACCAAATTGTTCAAAGACATGATTTCAGTGGATAAAATATTCCCAAATGAGTATGTCTTGTCTACCGTACTTTCTTCTTGTTCTAGCGGTGGTTTGCTACACGAAGGGCGGCAGTGTCATACGTTAGTGTTGAAAGCAGGATTGGTCTTTCATCAGTATGTGAAGAATGCTCTTCTATCCTTGTATACAGTGTCTTCAGATATGGAAGGGGTTTTGGAAATCTTGAAGTCTGTTCCTGGATTAGACATCATTACTTATAATTCTGTACTGAAGGGGTTCTTGGATCATGGGTATACAAGTGAAGCGTTGGATGTTTTCTCAAGGATGTTGGCTCACGGCTCGGCGGGGGATAGTGTCAGTTACGTGAACATATTTGGTCTGTGTGCTCGCTTCAAGGATTTGAAGTTGGGTAAGCAAGTTCACTGCAGAATGCTGAAGTCTGGTCTTCAGCTTGATGTGTTTCTAAGCAGCGCAATCATGGACATGTACGGAAAGTGTGGTGAAATTTCAGGTGCAAGATATATTTTTGATTCTTATGCGAACCATAATGTGGTGTCTTGGACGGCAATCTTGGCTGCAAATTTCCAAAATGAATGCTTTGAGGAAGCCCTGAAACTATTCTTACGAATGGAACTTCAGGATGTTATTCCAAATGAATACACATTCGCAGTGTTGTTGAATTCCTGTGCGGGTCTATCAGCACTTGGTTGCGGGAAAACATTACATGCACGTGTTGAGCAGACAGGACATGGAGCTTTTGTTGTAGTTGGGAATGCTTTGATCAATATGTATTTTAGGAGTGGCCATATCGAAGCCACTAGGGCCTTGTTTTCAAGCATGATTTGTCGAGATACTGTTACTTGGAATATGATAATATCAGGTTTCTCTCATCATGGGCTTGGTGAGGAAGCATTGGATGTGTTTCAGCACATGTTAGCTGCCGAAGAGCAACCAAACTATGTAACCTTTGTCGGGGTTCTTTTGGCTTGTGGACATTTGGGTAGAATAGAAGAAGGATTTTACTACTTGCAGCATCTAATGAGGGACATCGGCCTTGAACCTGGGTTAGAGCACTATACCTGTGTTGTTGGGCTCCTAGGTAAAGCTGGAAAACTTGATGAGGCTGAGAATTTCATGAGGTCGACGCCAGTCACATGGGATGTCGTTGCCTGGCGTACTTTGCTTAATGCTTGTAACGTACATTGCAATTATGGTCTAGGAAAGAGAGTCGCAGACCATTTGTTGCAATTGAACCCCAACGATGTGGGAACTTATATCCTGTTGTCCAATATGCATGCCAAGGTGAAAAGGTGGGATGGAGTAGCAAAGATACGGAAGCTATTAAGAGAAAGGAACATAAAGAAAGAACCTGGATTGAGCTGGACTGAAATAAGAAATGAAACTCATGTGTTTGTTTCTGATGACACTCAACACCCAGAGACGGCTCAAATCCATGAGAAGGTGAGAAAATTGCTGGCTGATATAAAACCGTTGGGTTATGTTCCAGACACAGCTTCTGTCTTGCATGATGTCGAGCAAGAACAGCAAGAAGGTTATCTTAGTTACCACAGCGAAAAGCTGGCTGTAGCATATGCTCTCATGAAAACACCATCCCAAGCGCCAATTCATGTTATTAAGAATCTCAGAATATGTGATGATTGCCATTCTGCTTTGAAGCTTATCTCAAAGGTCACAATGAGAATGATAGTTGTAAGAGATGTCAATCGGTTCCACAGCTTTCAAGATGGGTCCTGTTCCTGTGCAGATTACTGGTGAAAAATCACAAGATTGACATATAATGTCTTACAAGGCGTCAAAGGAGAATTTTTCATGCTGCTATGTGTGATTGGTAAAGAAGCTCACATAATCGTATTCTCAGCCAAAACCCTCAAGGGTTGGCCTGGTGGCAATTGacttgagccttggggtttgctccctttcaaggtctcaagttcgaaacccactgggtgcaaacaatttctgagggccatcggactgggtaaaacctgaattaaccgtggtgcacttgcgggaaactccttgccgagggcctgtgcaccccgggattagtcggggctcaaagagacttggacacccggtgcaaatcaaaaaaaaaatcgTATTCTCAGCCAACCAGAGGTAGTGAATTTGAACAAAGCTTTTTTAACCACCTATTCATCATATAATAAGTTTGTTTCTAGTTTCCAAAATACCAGTAATATTTATAGCATTGAAATATACAAGCTAAAAAGAATTGATTATAAAAGCAGCAAAGTGCATCATCTAGTATGAAATATTAAAATGTAAGCGAAGGATCTGCTATAGCTGACTAGATATATTAATGGAGTATGTGACTACCTTCTGTCCTTGTGTTAGCCGTTCTTCCTATCTC from Nicotiana tomentosiformis chromosome 11, ASM39032v3, whole genome shotgun sequence encodes:
- the LOC104087080 gene encoding pentatricopeptide repeat-containing protein At5g39680-like, which codes for MSTRVLLHVSAFSLSQVNSQRLFSVEYAVKLLKKLVDDGNFKLGKAVHALLVVSSHASEDHIIQNNCLINLYSRCGQLAVARRVFDRSSQRNVVSWSILMAGYLHNGYAWEVTKLFKDMISVDKIFPNEYVLSTVLSSCSSGGLLHEGRQCHTLVLKAGLVFHQYVKNALLSLYTVSSDMEGVLEILKSVPGLDIITYNSVLKGFLDHGYTSEALDVFSRMLAHGSAGDSVSYVNIFGLCARFKDLKLGKQVHCRMLKSGLQLDVFLSSAIMDMYGKCGEISGARYIFDSYANHNVVSWTAILAANFQNECFEEALKLFLRMELQDVIPNEYTFAVLLNSCAGLSALGCGKTLHARVEQTGHGAFVVVGNALINMYFRSGHIEATRALFSSMICRDTVTWNMIISGFSHHGLGEEALDVFQHMLAAEEQPNYVTFVGVLLACGHLGRIEEGFYYLQHLMRDIGLEPGLEHYTCVVGLLGKAGKLDEAENFMRSTPVTWDVVAWRTLLNACNVHCNYGLGKRVADHLLQLNPNDVGTYILLSNMHAKVKRWDGVAKIRKLLRERNIKKEPGLSWTEIRNETHVFVSDDTQHPETAQIHEKVRKLLADIKPLGYVPDTASVLHDVEQEQQEGYLSYHSEKLAVAYALMKTPSQAPIHVIKNLRICDDCHSALKLISKVTMRMIVVRDVNRFHSFQDGSCSCADYW